Proteins found in one Sporosarcina jeotgali genomic segment:
- a CDS encoding DedA family protein has translation MSIFQDFVTHYGYFAVFLFLALGIFGLPMPDEFVIVFTGYLSSSGLLNFTGAMTIAILGVFIGTLVTYTIGKQVGRPIVERFGKWIGLSEKRVLRVERWFSRYGSWTVTLGFFVPGMRHFVCCFSGMSGMAVKRYMLFSSLGTTVSGIICISLGYLFGWPF, from the coding sequence GTGAGTATATTTCAAGATTTCGTTACCCATTATGGGTACTTTGCTGTTTTTCTATTTTTGGCGCTCGGTATTTTCGGATTACCCATGCCGGATGAATTCGTCATCGTTTTTACGGGATATTTGTCTTCTTCAGGGCTTCTCAATTTCACAGGGGCAATGACAATTGCGATTTTAGGTGTTTTCATCGGAACACTTGTGACCTATACAATCGGTAAACAAGTGGGCCGCCCAATTGTTGAACGTTTTGGTAAATGGATCGGCCTATCCGAAAAGCGGGTACTGCGGGTCGAACGCTGGTTTAGCCGTTATGGTTCCTGGACGGTAACGCTAGGCTTTTTCGTACCGGGAATGCGTCATTTCGTCTGTTGTTTTTCCGGAATGAGCGGGATGGCGGTAAAGCGGTATATGTTGTTCTCTTCACTCGGTACAACGGTTTCAGGTATTATATGCATCTCACTCGGCTATTTGTTCGGATGGCCATTTTAA